The following is a genomic window from Nitrospirota bacterium.
ATCCGGTATTCCGGGAAGACCTTCATGCCGGCCAATACACCGCCCACGATATAGGTATCAAAATCCTCGATCGCCTGGAGCTTGTCTTTGCAGCTGCCGGAGTGGCCGGCCTCATCAGGCGCCTCGACATGGAGATATACAAAATCGACGTCTTTCAGCGCCTCGATCGTTGCCTCGGTCTTTCCCTGATAATTCGTATCAAGATAGCCGGTCATGCCGGGGACCTTCAGGATATCGAATCCCGCATAGATACCAAGCCCCTTTGTCAGATCGACCGCAGAGACAAGAGCTCCGCGTATGCCGTATTTTTCATGAAAGGTCGGCATCTGGGGCCGCCTGCCCTGCCCCCAGAGCCAGACGCTGTTTGCCGGGTTCTTTCCGGCCCTGATCCTGCTCCTGTTGACAGGATGGCTTTCAAGGATATCAACAGAATCCATCATGATCTTCCTGATCACCTCTTCACCGTTGCCGACAGGGAGATAATCGATAATTTCTCTGCCCAGAATGTCATGGGGAGGGACACATTCAATATCCGTCGACCCATCAGCCCAGACCATCAGATGCCGGTAACTGACCCCCGGATAGAATGAGAGCGCCCCGGTGCCAAGCTGACTGCTCACATCCCTGATCAATTCTGCCGCTTCCTCAGAAGATATATGGCCGCTGCTGTAATCTTCCATTACAGCCCTGCTCCTGTCCCTGTTGAATTTGAGCGTAACGAGATTACATCTGAAAGCAACGTCGTTATTCCCCAGTTCAACACCGATGCTTGCAGCTTCAAGCGGAGCTCTGCCGGAATAATATCGGGAGGGATCGTATCCGAGAATGCTCAGATTAGCTACATCAGAGCCGGGGTGCATGCCTTCAGGAACTGTTCTTACCTTCCCAAGGATGCTTGTTGCGGCAAGCCGGTCCATATTGGGCGTAGAGGCCTTCTGAAGCGGCGTTTTTCCGCCGAGCTCCTCCAGGGGCCTGTCAGCCATGCCGTCTCCAACGATCACAATATATTTCACAAAAACTCCTTACAATGCAGGGGAAAGTCAGAAACCAATGCATTACTGCCCATCGACCCTGGCCGATAGTGCCTATTCGATTACGTCGCCCTCTACCATCTCAACTTCAATTCCTTTTCCCTTCAGAAACGCGATGCCCTTATCGAGGTTATCATCATCTCCCTCCAGCTCAAGCACCATCTCTCCAACCGTTTCCGTGATCCTGGCCCGCCTGATGTTCGGCATCACCGTAAACTGCTTCGCCATGGAAAAGATCACCGGTTCCTTGATAAGATCCTGAGGAAAGGTCAGCTTCACGCGTTTTTTCATCATACGCTCCTAGCAGGCTCCGCCTGCGATTGCAGGGACAATGGACACCTCATCGCCGTCCTTGACCAATGTCTCCTCGGCATTCAGGAATCGTATGTCCTCATCGTTGACATAGATGTTGACGAACCTTCGGATCTTGTTGTTTTCTGAAACTCTCTCCGCCAGACCCGGATAATTCCTGTCAAGGTCGTTCACCAGCGCAATGATTGTTCCGGTAATCCCATCGACCTCTTCCTTGCCCTGTGTCAGTTTCTGAAGCGGTGTCGGTATTCTTACTTTCACTGCCATGTATCGTTCCTCC
Proteins encoded in this region:
- a CDS encoding cofactor-independent phosphoglycerate mutase is translated as MKYIVIVGDGMADRPLEELGGKTPLQKASTPNMDRLAATSILGKVRTVPEGMHPGSDVANLSILGYDPSRYYSGRAPLEAASIGVELGNNDVAFRCNLVTLKFNRDRSRAVMEDYSSGHISSEEAAELIRDVSSQLGTGALSFYPGVSYRHLMVWADGSTDIECVPPHDILGREIIDYLPVGNGEEVIRKIMMDSVDILESHPVNRSRIRAGKNPANSVWLWGQGRRPQMPTFHEKYGIRGALVSAVDLTKGLGIYAGFDILKVPGMTGYLDTNYQGKTEATIEALKDVDFVYLHVEAPDEAGHSGSCKDKLQAIEDFDTYIVGGVLAGMKVFPEYRIIVLPDHATPVALRTHSAEPVPFMIYDSRQQKINAVSGYDETITDRDDIMVFEEGHKLMDYFIKG
- a CDS encoding MoaD/ThiS family protein → MAVKVRIPTPLQKLTQGKEEVDGITGTIIALVNDLDRNYPGLAERVSENNKIRRFVNIYVNDEDIRFLNAEETLVKDGDEVSIVPAIAGGAC
- a CDS encoding NIL domain-containing protein gives rise to the protein MMKKRVKLTFPQDLIKEPVIFSMAKQFTVMPNIRRARITETVGEMVLELEGDDDNLDKGIAFLKGKGIEVEMVEGDVIE